The genomic interval CGAGGAAGGGCCGTACCTCAAGGCGTTGCGCGCGGCGGTGGCCGGTGAACATGCCGAGGTGGTGCCGCTCTCGGCGAAGATTGAGGCGGAGCTTTCGGAATTGCCGCCGGAAGAGCGCTCGGAATTTCTCGAATCACTGGGTATCGAATCGGCAGGACTCGATCGACTGATCCGCGCCGGGTACCACCTGCTGGGTTTGCAGACGTACTTCACGGCGGGCGTTCAGGAAGTGCGCGCCTGGACCATCCATCAGGGTGACACGGCACCGGTCGCGGCGGGCGTCATCCACACCGACTTCGAAAAGGGATTCATCCGGGCCGAGACCATCGCCTACGACGATTTCGTGCTGCATCAGGGCTCGAAGAACGCCCGTACCAAGGGCGCGCTGCGATCGGAAGGCAAGGACTATGTGGTGAAGGACGGTGACGTCCTCAACTTCCTGTTCAACGTCTGAGTTCAGGTTCCACGTGCCTCCCACCAGCCGTCGTGTGATCCATTCCGGACATTGGGGTGTAGTAGCGCGAATGCCCCGAGCCATCCACCGACTCCTCGCAGGAGCCCTGCTGTTGCTGGGTGCCTCGTCCCCGGCAGCTGCCAGACAGTCAACCGACGCGCCGCCCATCGCCGCTGCCTCGCCTCGCCTGCCGTCCGAAGCGGCCACCGTGCCGTTTCACGTGGGTGAAAAGCTGGAGTACGACGTGAAGTTCGGCTCCATCAAAGTGGGCAGCGGCAGCATGGAAGTCCGCGATTTTGCGGACGTGCGTGGCACGACCACCTGGCACACCGTATTCCTGATTTCAGGCGGCATTCCATTCTACCGCGTCAACGACCGATATGAGTCGTGGTTTGACGTCGTCACGCTCAGCACACGCCGCTACCACCAGGATATCGACGAGGGGAGTTACGAACCCAAGCGGCACTACGAGTTCTTCACCGAACGCGGGATGTATCAGGAGAACGACAAGCCCGAGCTACCCACGGTGGCCCTGCCGTTGGACGACGGGTCGTTTTTGTACTTCGTGCGCACCATCCCGCTGGAAGTCGGCAAGGAATACAGCCTGTCGCGCTACTTCAAGCCCGACGCCAACCCAGTGGTCATCAAGGTGCTGCGCCGCGAGACCGTCAAGGTGCCGGCCGGGACATTCAACACCGTGGTGCTGCAGCCCACATTCAAGTCCAAGGGACTGTTCGGCGAAGGGGGCAAGGCCGAAGTGTGGGTCACCGACGATGATCGGCGCATGATGGTGCAGATGAAGTCGAGGCTCAGCGTCGGTTCCATCAACCTGTCGCTGCGCAACCACAACACCAAGGCGCCCAAGTAACCTTCACGCCAATGGCGTGATGCACTCCGCATCGTCGGTGCGCGGGCTGTTGACCCGCGTGCTCACCGGCCACGCCAGCATGGGCCCCGCATACGGTTGCACGAGGGACTGCGCGACGGCCGGTCGGGTGGACGGATCCAGCCACGCCTCGTAGTGGTCCGGGGGCATGATCACCGGCATGCGATCATGAATGGGCGCCATCACGGCATTCGGCTCCGTGGTGATGATCGCACACGTGATGAGCGGCTCGGCACCGGGATCGTGCTTCGGCGTCCACTGTTCCCAGATGGCGCCAAAGGCGAACGGCTCATCGTCCGGCAGACGGATACACCACGGTTGTTTGACTTTCTGCCCCGCGATCACCTGCCACTCATAGAACAGATCGACGGGCATGAGACCGCGACGTTGCCGGAAGGCGGCGCGAAAGGACGGCTTGGTGGCCACCGTGTCGCCGCGAGCATTCGCCAGTCGGTTGCCGATGGAGGGATCATCAGCCCAGAACGGCACCAATCCCCATCGCGCCAACAGCGCGTCGCGGCCACCTGACGTTTCGCGCACCAACGGCACCGGTTGCGATGGCGTGAGGTTGAATCGCGCCGTCAACAGGGGTAGCGCCGCGCCAAACGGCAGTGTGCCCAATCGAGCCGGGTTTCCGAATCCATAGCGTCCGCACATGGCGTGGATCTGCACTGCGCGGCGCGCCATGGCAAGTCCACTGCCGTTTGCCAGGGAACGAGCGCTGGGCGCGCCAGCGCGTGATGTACGTCACGGACTCGCGGATCCACTGTCATGCCGGTGGTCGGCGGTCGCCTGTCGTACGAACGTCGTCACCTCGTGAATGCACGCCGCCGCCAACGCGCCAACAGCGTTCCCGTGCCCTTCACCAGGAGATCTCCAATGCACCTGCGTCTCGTTCATTCGACGCCTCGCCTCACGCGGCGGCGCGGCGCACGGCGCCGTCAGGAGCGTCCGTCGCTGGCCGTCGCGGTTGCCCGCTCGTTGGCCCTTGCCCTGTTCATCATGTTGACGATGCTGTCGCAGGTCGCGCGCGGACAAGGTGCGCCACCGGCCGCCGCTGCGAAGGGCTCCCCATCGACTGGCTCGGCATCGACCGGCTCGGCATCGACCGGCTCGGCATCGACCGGCTCGGCATCGACGGCTGCGTCGCACGGCGAACCGGGCGTGGGCAGCGCGCTGCGCCGATCGGCCGATCGTCATGGGCTCTGGGGATCGCTGGGGATCGGGCGCGCGACGGCGGGCCTGCACTGTGACGCCTGCGTGCGCGAGACCACGCGCGCGTACGCGGTGCACGGGACCCTTGGCGTGCGACTGTCGTCACGTTTTCTGGTGGGTGCCGAAACGTTTGCGTGGCTGGACGTGATTGGCGGAGGCGTCGATCGCATCGCGCGCGGCACGTATCTGGTGGCGCGCACCTATCCGTTCGAGGGATCGCCGCTGTTCCTGCATGGCGGACTGGGTGTGGCCAGCTTCCAGGTGAACGACGGCACCGTGGCGTTCACCACGCGCTCGCCGTCGCTGTCCATCGCGGCCGGCTACGACTGGCGTGTTGGCGAATTCACCGTCACGCCAACGCTCACCGCGTTGACCTCCACCGGTGGACGACTCAATAGCGATCGCACCGGCAACGCCGTCACCAGCAATGCGCGACTGGGGATGTTGCGCACGTCGGTGGCGCTGTCGTGGTTTCGCTGATGCGCGCCGCGCTGATCGCATCGGTCTGCGTGTTGGGCGTGTGGGCCTGCGCGGACGCCCCCATGACCGCCGTCACTCCCGAGGCGCTGGCCGCCGCGCCGGCGTCGCGCGCGTTCGGCATCTGGACACCCGGCAAGACCGACACCTGTTCGCCCGACGTGCACAATCGCTACGCCACCATTGGTCCCGACGGCAAGAAGTACCCCACCTGGCATCCTCCCGTCGATCCGCTCTCCGGCTGCGTGTTCGGTCATGAGCACGGCCGGGATCCGCACGGATCGGATTTGTACCGCGACGTGGGTGACCTGCCCTTCGCGTATGCCAACGAACAACTCGACGCCGCCAATCTCGGCATGACACGACATGAGGACCACGTCGGTCACAAGGTGGAGTGGGAGAATGACGTGCGCATCCGGCCGGGCGGGAATGCCGGCGCCGCGTTTGAAGTGGTGTGCGATGTGCTCGTCAAGCTGCATCAGGGCACGCACTCCAAGGACGCGTTCACGAACAACCTGCACGAACTGATCTATCACATCAAATGCAACGACCGCACGGAAATGCACGTGACGATCATGAGCGCGATCGGTCGACCGGGTGAATTCGTGAGTGCCTGCGGAGGCACCGTGCAGGCCGGCACGGCCTCGCCGCCCAATGCGCCAACCGGCGGCGGCCATCGACGCATTCCCGATGCGAACTGCATTCTGTCGCGCATTCTGGTGGGTCCGGGACAACGCTCCGATTTCGGCGTCCTGCATGAAAGCTGGGAAACATCCAACGAGGTGAGAACCGCTGACGGCCAGCGACTGGCGGCGTTCAATCCGTACTTCCAGGTGTTTCGGCCCAGTCGCTATTTCGATCCGGCCGTGGTCGGCGTGGTGGGTCGGCCGACCGCCCTGTGCGCGATGGCCATCGGTGATCGACAGGCGCGCAGTTCGGAGTGCGATGGCCTCACGTCACCCGTGAATGGGTCACTGCTGAGTGTGGACTTCGACGACCCGCGCTCCGGGTTCAATGGCTCCCGTCGGCAGGTGGACATCAACGACAACGTGCTGACCAACGGCGGCGGCCCGACCATCTGGTACTCGGACCCTTTCGGACGAAATGCCCGGACCACGCCGTTTCCGGGGAGCATCCGACAGATGATCGCGTCGGTGAACAACGACTACGGCGTGGGGGTGAACGGTCCGGTGATTGGCGGGGACCGGGTCTACGGCGGGACGGGGACCAGGGCGCCAAACTGAGGTTGCCCCGTCCCTCCCCCTCAGGTATCCTTCATGGCTCTACGGGTCGGACATCTCGTTCGGCCCACCCTCCTCCTGCGGACCGGCACTGCGGGGGGCACTTCAGACCACAGGGAGAAATAGCCGAGTGGCAAAACTCAAGATCCGCCGCCTTCCAACGCGGCGCTATGAGGCCGTCTACATCTTCGAATCAGCACTCGAAGATGCGGCCATCGCCGAAAAGCTCGACAAGCTGCATGCGCTGCTTGGGGTGACCGAGCCGATTGAATACGAGCACTGGGCGCGTCGCGCCCTGGCGTACAAGATCGGTCGTCACGAGAACGGCTACTACGTTATCGCGCACTATACCATCGATCCGAAAGTCCTTCCGGAATTCGAGCGCGCGCTGAAGCTGGATGACACGGTCATCCGCTACCTGATCACGCTGCACGAGCACGAGCTCGGTGCGCCGAAGCTGACCGATGAAGAACTCGCGTCGCGTCGCCGCATGATTGATGATGACGATGACGACGAGGAATAGCTGATGCGCCGACAGAAGAAGCCCTGCCCGGTCACGGAAGCAGGCATTCGCTACGTGGACTACAAGGACGACCGTCTCCTCGCCCGCTTTATCACGGACTACGGCAAGATCCTGCCCAGCCGGTTGAGCGGTGTTGACGCGCGCCATCAGCGTCAGCTGTCGCGCGCGATCAAGAAGGCGCGTTTCCTGGCGCTGTTGCCGTACGTGAAGGGACAGACGGGCTGATATGACCGGAGCGGTCGCGCCGGATTCCGCCGCGACGGCTCCCAGGGAGCGCGGGTGGCGGTGGTTTGTGCTGGCGCTACTGCTGATGGTGGTGGTGACGGCGGCACCCGGTTGGACGCCGGCATTGGCACTGCTGGGTGGAACGGTGCGGTTGCTGTTGCCCATCGAGCAGTTCGCCCTGTTGGTGCTGGTCGCGATCGCCTCGTGCTCGGTGGTCGGCTGGTGGGCGGGTGGACGGTTCTCGGTCGCGGTGCTGTGGGTGGCCATGTCGGTGTGGGTGGTGTGGAAGTTGCCACTGCCCTTCGCCGGCTACGGTGCATTCCTCCGTGGCTGGTCCCTCAGCATCGGCGCATCGTTTGGACTGATTTGTTTGACCACGCGGGCGCGTCCGTTTCTCGGTCGCGCCCTGGCGGCCACGGCTCTTGCGGCCATGGTGACCATCGCGGGGCTTGTCACTCGAGCCCCTGCGGCGGGGGCGTTCGACGCGGCGACGCGGATGCTCGGCACCGAGTATCAGCGGCGCGTGCAGGAATCGTTGGACACGTGGAAGGCGCGTACCGAGTCGGTGGCGTGGCGTGCCTTTGTGGGTCAGGCGCCAGCGGCAGCCGCGCGAGCGGAGCAGATGGCGACGACGCTCGGATCGCTGGGCGATGCCGGCCCGTCGCGGTCCAACGGCGGTTTGACGGCGCGGGGGCCGTTGCTGATGCTGGCACCGGCGCTGTTGTGTTTGGAGTCGTTGTTGGCGCTCGGCCTTGGCTGGGCGGCCTATCATCGGCTGTCGAGAATTCGCATCGGGCCTCCGCTCGCCGCGCTTCGCGATCTCCGGTTCAACGATCAGCTGGTGTGGGGCCTGGTGGTGGGAGCGACGTTGATGCTCCTGCCGACACTCGCCGAGTGGCGGGCTGCCGGCGCCAACCTCATTTGTTTTTTCGGTACCCTGTACGCCCTTCGGGGGGTCGGCGTACTGACGTGGTGGATCCCTGATCGCGCGGCGGCACTGGTGCCGCTCGCGCTGGTGGTTCTGGTTCCTCTCCTCGGTCCGGTCGTGGTGCTGGCAGCGGTGCTGGCCACTACGTTCGCACTGGGACTAGGCGATACTTGGCGCGATTTCCGTGCCGGTGCTCAAGCGCGCCGGCCTGGATCGCTCCGCTGACCCGGAGTTTCTCATGGAAGTCATTCTTCGCAACGCCGTCGACAAGCTGGGGCATCCGGGTGACATCGTGACCGTGTCGCCTGGCTATGCTCGCAACTACCTCCTTCCCCGTGGCTTCGCGTTTGAGGCCACCGCCGGCAATCGGAAGCGCATCGCGCTCGAGAAGAGCCGTCTTGAGGCGCTCGAGAACGAGCGGATCGCGGCCGCCCAGACCATTGCCGACAAGCTCGGCGAAGTCTCGGTGACCTTTGCCGCCCGAGTCGGCGATGAAGGCAAGCTGTTCGGCTCGGTCACCACGGCCGACATCGCGCACCAGCTGGAGCTGCAGGGCTACAAGGTCGAAAAGCGCCAGATCGAGCTCAATGAGCCGATCAAGGCGCTGGGTGTCTATCGTGTGGGCGTCCGCCTGCACGCCGACGTGAAGCCCGAAATCAAGGTGTGGGTCATCAAGCAGTAAGGTCCGACCAACCGCAGGAATACGACCGGGGGTGCGCAGAAATGGCACCCCCGGTTGTCATTCCCCCCCTGTCCAGCACCCTGTGCACCGCGCAACCTTCAGGGAGCGCGTGGGTACCGCCACGGTGGAACCGTGACCCCGCCTCCTCTCTTCACTTCGTAGATGCCTGAACGTCCCATCAGTCCCGGCGATTCCATCGCGCGCCGCGCGGCCGTGCTCGCCGCGGATCTCAAGGCCACCGACATTGTGGTGCTGGATCTGCGGGGTGTGACGGACATGACCGACTTCTTTGTTATTGCCAGTGGCACCTCCGACACGCATGTCCGGGCAATCGCCGATCACATACAGGCAGGGCTGAAGGCCTCTGGCGTGTCTACCAGTGTGACGGAGGGGCTCACGGACGGCCGGTGGGCGGTTCTGGACTATCTGGACTGCATCATCCACGTCTTTCACCCGACGTTGCGGCAATACTATCAACTCGAGCGGTTATGGGGCGACGCGAAGCCCGTGGCGCTCGAGGCAGGATCTCATCGTCCCGAATTCTCTCGCGCCGCACGATAGTCGGCCGGAGCAGTTCGAGGGCTTCATCAGGGGGAGTCCGGTGATCTCGACCGCACGATGCTTCACCCGCCGCAGGGCTCGGCTGGCAGTGGGACTGGCGGCGCTCATCAGCGCCGCCGGTGCCACACCGCTGGCCGCGCAAGGCTACTTCGGCCAGAACCAGGTGCAGTACGACCGGCTGCGCTGGAAGGTGATCGAGACCGAGCATTTCCTGGTGCACTACTATCCGGAAATCGGCGACGTGGCGCCCGACGCGGCGCGCATGGCCGAACGGTCGTATGCGCGCCTGTCGCGGCTGATGTCCCATCAGTTCCGCGAGAAGAAGCCCATCATGCTGTTCGGCTCCACGGGCGATTTTGCGCAGAGCAACGTGTTCGGCGATCTGGGCGAGGGCACCGGCGGTGTCACCGATCCCCTGCGACAGCGCATGGCGCAGTTCTTCACCGGCGACTGGGCCAGTTTCGAGCACGTGCTGCAGCACGAAATGGTGCACGTGTTCCAGTTCGACATCTTTTCGCGCGGGCGCGCGGGCGCCGGACTGCAGAATCTGGCGCAGGTCAATCCGCCGCTGTGGTTCATGGAAGGGCTGGCCGAGTACTTCTCCATTGGCGACAAGCATCCGTGGACCGATGCCTGGGTGCGCGACGCCGTGGTCAACGGCACGTTGCCCAGCATCCAGCAAATGATGGAACGCCCCGACAAATACTTCCCGTATCGCTACGGGTTGTCGGTGTGGCAGTACGTCGGCGCGCGATGGGGCGACGAGGTGATCGGCGAGGTCATGAACGCGGTCCCGTCACTGGGCATCGATCGGGCGTTTCGCCGAGAGATCGGGATGTCGCTGGATGAACTCAGCAACGAGTGGAAGCAGGCGATGCAATCGAAGTACCTGCCCGTGGTGGCGGAGCTCGACCGTCCACGCTCGTTTGCCGAACCGCTGTTGTCACAACGCCGGTCGAAGAGCATTGCCAACCTGTTCGTCGCGCCGTCGCTCTCGCCCGACGGCAAATACATCACGTACATCGCCTACGGCAGCCTGCTGCGCGGCGAGGTGTTCCCCGATCTGTATCTGGCCGACGCCGAAACCGGCAAGCGTCTCGCGCGCCTGGTCAAGACCACCACGAATCCCGATTTCGAACAGCTGCGGTTCATCTACTCGCAGCCGGAGTTCTCACCGGACGGGAAGACGCTGGCCTTCACCGGCCAACGCGGTGGACGCGACGTGCTGTATCTGCTGGACGTGAAATCACGCAAGGTGACCAAGCGATTCGATCTGCCGCTCGATCAGATCTCCAGCCCCAGCTTCTCACCGGACGGGCGTCGCATCGCGTTCAGCGGCATGCATCAGGGGATGAGCGATCTCTACACGGTGTCGCTCGATCAACCGGGATTCCAACAACTGACGAAGGATTCGTACGGCGATCTGCAGCCACAGTGGTCACCGGACGGCCAGGCCATTGCGTTTGCCAGTGATCGCGGCGAAGAGACTGATTTCGGCATTCTGAAGGTGGGCAAGCTCAAGATCTCGGTGCTCGACCTCGCCAGCAACAAGGTGACGGTGCTCCCCAATCAGGCGGGCTTGAACATCAACCCGCAGTGGGCGCCGGACGGCCGCTCCATCGCCTATCTCACCGATCGCACGGGCATCTCCAACCTGTTCCTGTACGACCTGGACGCGAAGGAGCAGTACCAGTTGACGAACGTGCTGGGCGCCATCAACGCGGTGGCCGAACTCTCTCCCGCCATTTCGTGGGCGCACGGTGCCGACGTGCTGGCATTCGTGTACTACGAAAAGGGCGAGCACGCCATCTGGCGCGTGAAGAATCCGCGCGCGCTCAAGAAGGCACCGTTCCGTGAACCGGTGGTGGTGGCGCAGGCGGGCGTCGCACCGAGCGCGACACCGGCGTCAGGCGCGACGACCGCCACGTCCGCAGCGGCCAGCCTGACCGCGCACCTGCGCATCGGCAGTGTGCGCGACACGACAAAGTCGCGGCAGTCATTCTATCGACCGCAGAACTCGAATGCCCGCGTGTCGGCCGAACTGCCGGTATCCGCCGTCGTGCGGGCCTCGGAAACCGTCAGTGTGCGCGCCCTGATGGACAGCTTTGATTTCAATCTTCCGGACACCACGCGCTTTCGTGATTCGAAGTACAAGACGCGCTTCTCACCGGAATACGTGGCGCAACCGTCCATCGGCTATCAGCAGGGTGGTTTCGGGCAGGGCACATTCGGCGGCACGACCATCATTCTCAGCGATCTGCTGGGTGATCACCGGCTCGCGTTGTCGGGGGCCATCAATGGCCAGTTGAGTGACGCCCAGGTGTTCGTGGGCTACACGAGCATGGGCCGGCGCCTGCAATACGCCACCGGCCTCACCCAACAGCCCATCTATCTGCTGTCGAACTACAACGAGACGCCGGTTGGCAACAACCAGTTCGTGCAGTCGCAGGAAATCGTGCGACTGGTGTTGCGCGAGGTGTTCCTGTCGGGGCTGTATCCGCTCAATCGTTTCACGCGGTTCGAGTTGGGGGCGCGTTTTCAGAATATCGACCAGCAGGTGTTCCCGATCTCGCGCACCGTCGACTACAACTACGGGGTGGCCAGCGGCTACCAGCGCGGTGACACGCGCAACGTGGCATCGGCCAACACCATCTCGCCGTATCTGGCGTGGATCACCGACAACACGCTGTTCGGATACACCGGCCCGATTTCAGGCACGCGCGCGCGATTGCAGGTGGATCCCAGCGTCGGCACCTGGCGGTGGACGGAGTATCTCGTGGACGTCCGCCACTACACACCGTTGCTGTTCAACTATATCACGTTTGCCACGCGTGTCGTTGGCAGCATGGCCGTGGGGCGCGACGAACTGCGATTCCCCAAGTGGCTGGCGCGTCCGGATTTCATTCGCGGCTACAACCGCGACAACTTTGGCGCCGTGCAGTGCAGCGGACTCCCCACGGATGACGGCTCGCAGTGCAACACGGTGGAGACCATCGGCAGCCGGGTCGCTTTCGCGAACGCAGAACTGCGCTTCCCGATCGTTCGCCAGTTGGGTTCCAAACTCCCCATCGGCTTGCCGCCGCTGGACGGGTTGCTGTTCTACGATGCCGGTGTCGCGTGGTCCGCCGGACAAACGGTGCTGGCCAAGGAACCCAGCAACTACGACTTCAGCAAGCAGCGGGCCCTGCTGCAGAGCTACGGATTCGGGTTCCGTCTCAACCTGTTCAACATCGCCATCGTGCGGTGGGACTGGGCCGTGCCGGTGAACCGCCCGGGCCAGAAGGGATTCGGGACGTGGTTCTTCGGAGCAAGTTACTGAAAACAGTACTAAGTACTAAGTACTAGGTACCGAGTACTAAGTACTGAGTACTCAGTATTTCGTACTCCCCACCGCACATCCCAGCCACTTCCCCCCTGGCGTGCAGTCGGGGAACGATTGTTTGGGCGGCACCAGCGCACGGACGCTGTCCGCTTCACGCGTGCGCTGCTGGCCGGTTAGGGCGTCGGCCAGTGAGCGTCGTACGCGTGGCAGCATCGAATCGAGATCGTGGGTGACCGGCAGGGCGGCCAGGCTCTGGCGGAATTCCTGTTCCGCATCGCTCCAGCGGCCTTGCTGCAAATGCGTGAGCCCCAGATAAAAGTGGCTGAACACCACGGCCACCGGCACTTGTTGACTGTTCGTGCGTTGTTGCGCCAGATGCCCGACGCTATCGGCCACGTCCCACTCGCGGCGAGCCCAAGCGGCTTCCATGCGCATCATCGCATATCCCGTCAGTTCCTCGGCGGCGATATCGGGCAGCGACGAAACGATGTCCCACGAGCGGATGGCCAGCACCTGCTGCCCGTCACGATCGCCGCGGGCGCCGGCAATACTCGCGGCCTTGGCCGTGAGTGCGGCAATCGCCAGCGAGGTGTCGCCGTAGGCCCGGCGGAATCCCGGCATGACGCGCTGCAGCAGCGAGTCGGCCTGCGCCACCTGACCCAGCACCAACAATCCCTCGATTTCACACCCGGTGGCGAACAGACGTTCGAGTGACACTTGCGCCTGCATCTGGTCGGTGAAGGCCGCGATCCGACGGCAGCGCTGCACGTATTCACGCGGGTCACGGCGCAACCATGATGACGTCTGCGCCAGCGTCGCCTCGGCCCGGGCGCGCGACATCGACACCGGTGCGGCGCGCGACTTGTCGTACTCCAGGGCGGCCTTGGCGATAGAGTCGGCTTCGCGCACCGCACCGGTGGCCAGGCGAACATTGGCCAATGCGGCCATGGCTTTGACATGCAGTTCAGGCTCGTCGAGGGCGCGTCCTTCCAGGGCGATGAGCGCTTCACGCAACGTGGGCTCGGCGCGTCGCGGGCCTTCCAGCCGGAACTCCGCGATGGCGAGTTCGAGACTCGCGGCGGCAAACTCCGTGGTGCGCACCCCATACGCCTGACGGGAAAGCTGCTGCGCGGAATCGAGCACGTCCACCGCCTCGCGCACGCGGCCCTGCGCAGTGAAGTTCGCGCCGATTGCCGTGTACAGTCGCGCGCGAATGCGCGCATCACCGGGGAACTGACGCGGCACTTGCCGCAGCGCGCTATCGAGCAACTGCGCGACGGTACCACGCGGACCCACGCGCACCAGCGGATCGCTGGACGAGGCGTCCGGTCCCGCGACCAGGCGCGCCATGAAGTCGGCAGCGCGTTCCGATCGTTCGGCCTCCAGCTGTCGCGCGCGCGACTGTCCGGCAATCGTGACCAGGCTGCCCACCAGCACCGTCGCGATGGTCGTGACCGATGCCACCAGTGCGCGACGTCGTCGCACGAAGGCGCGCGCACGATAGGACAGCGTGTCCGGTCGGGCGAGCACCCGGTCGCGCCGGAGATAGCGCAGCACATCGTCGGACAGTGCGGCGGCGGAGACATAGCGCCTCTCCGGTTCGTGGCGCATCGCCATGCGGACAATCGCTTCAAGTTCGCCGGTCAACGCGCGACGCAACTTGTCGTTGTCGGCGAATCCACGGACACGCGCCACCTCCTGACGCGCATCCGGACTCAGCGTGGTCGCGAGATCTCCCGGTTCGGCGCCTGTCAACAACAAGTACAGCAGCACGCCCAGCGCGTAGACATCAGTGAGCGTGGAGACGACACCACCCGCCAGTTGCTCCGGCGCCGCAAATGCGCGCGTAAACGGTGACAGCCCCGCTTCCGTGAGCGTCCCTTCACCGCGCGGATCGTCCAGCAGCTTGGCCACGCCAAAGTCGAGCAGCTTGACGGTGCCGTCGGTGGTGACGAACACGTTGGTCGGCTTGATGTCGCGGTGCACGACCAGATGGCGGTGCGCGAATTGCACGGCGGAGCACACCTGACGAAACAGATCGAGTCGTGCCGGCAGGCTGAGGTGGTGATCGTCACAGTAGCGATCGATGGGCACGCCATCGACGAATTCCATGGCCAGCCACGGTGTGCCTTCCACCGTCGAACCACCGTCCAGCAACTGGGCAATGTTGGGATGCTGCAGACCGGCCAGGATCTGACGTTCCGATCGAAAGCGTTGCAGCAACACGTCGCTGTCGGCCCCGCGCCAGATCGTCTTGATGGCGACCCGCTGCTGATAGCTGTCGTCAACGCGCACGGACTCGTATACCGCGCCCATCCCGCCGCGCCCGACCTGTCGGACAATTTCGTACGGCCCCAGTCGGCGTCCCACCAACGACGCCGACACCACCGGCTCCGCCACGGGCAGCGCATTCGGTTCGAATCGATCGACCACCGCATCGGCCGCGATCAGCAGCGAACGGACCTCCTCACGGATGGTCGAAGGGAGGGATTCATCCGCGAGCACGCGGTCCCGCTCGTCCTGGTCGGCCGCCTCGAG from Gemmatimonadaceae bacterium carries:
- a CDS encoding DUF3108 domain-containing protein gives rise to the protein MPRAIHRLLAGALLLLGASSPAAARQSTDAPPIAAASPRLPSEAATVPFHVGEKLEYDVKFGSIKVGSGSMEVRDFADVRGTTTWHTVFLISGGIPFYRVNDRYESWFDVVTLSTRRYHQDIDEGSYEPKRHYEFFTERGMYQENDKPELPTVALPLDDGSFLYFVRTIPLEVGKEYSLSRYFKPDANPVVIKVLRRETVKVPAGTFNTVVLQPTFKSKGLFGEGGKAEVWVTDDDRRMMVQMKSRLSVGSINLSLRNHNTKAPK
- a CDS encoding SOS response-associated peptidase, with the translated sequence MCGRYGFGNPARLGTLPFGAALPLLTARFNLTPSQPVPLVRETSGGRDALLARWGLVPFWADDPSIGNRLANARGDTVATKPSFRAAFRQRRGLMPVDLFYEWQVIAGQKVKQPWCIRLPDDEPFAFGAIWEQWTPKHDPGAEPLITCAIITTEPNAVMAPIHDRMPVIMPPDHYEAWLDPSTRPAVAQSLVQPYAGPMLAWPVSTRVNSPRTDDAECITPLA
- the rpsF gene encoding 30S ribosomal protein S6 → MAKLKIRRLPTRRYEAVYIFESALEDAAIAEKLDKLHALLGVTEPIEYEHWARRALAYKIGRHENGYYVIAHYTIDPKVLPEFERALKLDDTVIRYLITLHEHELGAPKLTDEELASRRRMIDDDDDDEE
- a CDS encoding 30S ribosomal protein S18 — its product is MRRQKKPCPVTEAGIRYVDYKDDRLLARFITDYGKILPSRLSGVDARHQRQLSRAIKKARFLALLPYVKGQTG
- a CDS encoding DUF2232 domain-containing protein, whose protein sequence is MTGAVAPDSAATAPRERGWRWFVLALLLMVVVTAAPGWTPALALLGGTVRLLLPIEQFALLVLVAIASCSVVGWWAGGRFSVAVLWVAMSVWVVWKLPLPFAGYGAFLRGWSLSIGASFGLICLTTRARPFLGRALAATALAAMVTIAGLVTRAPAAGAFDAATRMLGTEYQRRVQESLDTWKARTESVAWRAFVGQAPAAAARAEQMATTLGSLGDAGPSRSNGGLTARGPLLMLAPALLCLESLLALGLGWAAYHRLSRIRIGPPLAALRDLRFNDQLVWGLVVGATLMLLPTLAEWRAAGANLICFFGTLYALRGVGVLTWWIPDRAAALVPLALVVLVPLLGPVVVLAAVLATTFALGLGDTWRDFRAGAQARRPGSLR
- a CDS encoding 50S ribosomal protein L9, with amino-acid sequence MEVILRNAVDKLGHPGDIVTVSPGYARNYLLPRGFAFEATAGNRKRIALEKSRLEALENERIAAAQTIADKLGEVSVTFAARVGDEGKLFGSVTTADIAHQLELQGYKVEKRQIELNEPIKALGVYRVGVRLHADVKPEIKVWVIKQ
- the rsfS gene encoding ribosome silencing factor, producing the protein MPERPISPGDSIARRAAVLAADLKATDIVVLDLRGVTDMTDFFVIASGTSDTHVRAIADHIQAGLKASGVSTSVTEGLTDGRWAVLDYLDCIIHVFHPTLRQYYQLERLWGDAKPVALEAGSHRPEFSRAAR
- a CDS encoding PD40 domain-containing protein, giving the protein MISTARCFTRRRARLAVGLAALISAAGATPLAAQGYFGQNQVQYDRLRWKVIETEHFLVHYYPEIGDVAPDAARMAERSYARLSRLMSHQFREKKPIMLFGSTGDFAQSNVFGDLGEGTGGVTDPLRQRMAQFFTGDWASFEHVLQHEMVHVFQFDIFSRGRAGAGLQNLAQVNPPLWFMEGLAEYFSIGDKHPWTDAWVRDAVVNGTLPSIQQMMERPDKYFPYRYGLSVWQYVGARWGDEVIGEVMNAVPSLGIDRAFRREIGMSLDELSNEWKQAMQSKYLPVVAELDRPRSFAEPLLSQRRSKSIANLFVAPSLSPDGKYITYIAYGSLLRGEVFPDLYLADAETGKRLARLVKTTTNPDFEQLRFIYSQPEFSPDGKTLAFTGQRGGRDVLYLLDVKSRKVTKRFDLPLDQISSPSFSPDGRRIAFSGMHQGMSDLYTVSLDQPGFQQLTKDSYGDLQPQWSPDGQAIAFASDRGEETDFGILKVGKLKISVLDLASNKVTVLPNQAGLNINPQWAPDGRSIAYLTDRTGISNLFLYDLDAKEQYQLTNVLGAINAVAELSPAISWAHGADVLAFVYYEKGEHAIWRVKNPRALKKAPFREPVVVAQAGVAPSATPASGATTATSAAASLTAHLRIGSVRDTTKSRQSFYRPQNSNARVSAELPVSAVVRASETVSVRALMDSFDFNLPDTTRFRDSKYKTRFSPEYVAQPSIGYQQGGFGQGTFGGTTIILSDLLGDHRLALSGAINGQLSDAQVFVGYTSMGRRLQYATGLTQQPIYLLSNYNETPVGNNQFVQSQEIVRLVLREVFLSGLYPLNRFTRFELGARFQNIDQQVFPISRTVDYNYGVASGYQRGDTRNVASANTISPYLAWITDNTLFGYTGPISGTRARLQVDPSVGTWRWTEYLVDVRHYTPLLFNYITFATRVVGSMAVGRDELRFPKWLARPDFIRGYNRDNFGAVQCSGLPTDDGSQCNTVETIGSRVAFANAELRFPIVRQLGSKLPIGLPPLDGLLFYDAGVAWSAGQTVLAKEPSNYDFSKQRALLQSYGFGFRLNLFNIAIVRWDWAVPVNRPGQKGFGTWFFGASY